A genomic segment from Sphingomonas astaxanthinifaciens DSM 22298 encodes:
- the ggt gene encoding gamma-glutamyltransferase, which translates to MNPRLRFAPFLVLAASGCATLERPTAPVAVPATARPGFVIAANPLAAKAGMEVLQRGGSAVDAAVAVQATLGLVEPQSSGIGGGAFMTYYDGRTRTVRVYDGRETAPAGATPTMFIGPDGKPLPFPVAVLSGRATGVPGAVRMLELAQREHGALPWNSLFEGSARLAEQGFVISPRLGKLLAGNYPELSAPDVVKYFSKRDGTRLTAGDLLQNPAYAAFLRRLARGGADVLYRGETAARIVAKVREETNPGAMSLADLARYRPLKREALCKAWQGYEACVPPPPSSGVGTLELLGLLDRTDIASRGPNDPQGWYLFAEASRLMYADRDRYVGDPAFADVPVEGLLAPDYLARRAALIAPTAGPPPAAGTPAGIVTAGRDRTNEPAGTSHFIVGDSNGNVVSMTTTVESIFGSGRMVDGFFLNNQMTDFNFSPTDENGRVTANAVAPGKRPRSSMTPLILLNGDRSFAGAFGSPGGSAILAYVGKAMMGAVLWKLPVQQAIELPNLIARGANFSGEASKFPPAVLAGLKARGVEVKPGQGEDSGIHAVLIRPDGRFDAGFDPRREGVVLIDDKRTAVARRR; encoded by the coding sequence ATGAACCCGCGCCTCCGCTTCGCCCCGTTCCTTGTCCTCGCCGCCTCGGGCTGCGCCACGCTGGAGCGGCCAACCGCGCCGGTCGCGGTCCCGGCGACGGCCCGGCCCGGCTTCGTCATCGCCGCCAACCCGCTGGCCGCCAAGGCGGGGATGGAGGTGCTCCAGCGCGGCGGGAGCGCGGTCGACGCGGCGGTCGCGGTGCAGGCGACGCTGGGTCTCGTCGAACCCCAGTCGAGCGGGATCGGCGGCGGCGCCTTCATGACCTATTATGACGGTCGTACCCGGACGGTGCGGGTGTATGACGGCCGCGAGACCGCCCCGGCCGGGGCCACGCCGACCATGTTCATCGGCCCCGACGGCAAGCCGCTGCCCTTTCCGGTGGCGGTGCTGAGCGGGCGCGCGACCGGCGTCCCGGGTGCCGTCCGGATGCTCGAGCTCGCCCAGCGCGAGCATGGCGCGCTGCCGTGGAACAGCCTGTTCGAGGGGAGCGCGCGGCTGGCCGAGCAGGGGTTCGTGATCAGCCCGCGGCTCGGCAAGCTGCTGGCGGGCAATTATCCCGAGCTGAGCGCGCCCGACGTGGTCAAATATTTCAGCAAGCGCGACGGGACCAGGCTTACCGCGGGCGATCTCCTCCAGAACCCGGCCTACGCCGCCTTCCTGCGCCGGCTGGCGCGGGGCGGCGCGGACGTCCTCTATCGCGGCGAGACCGCGGCGCGGATCGTCGCCAAGGTGCGCGAGGAGACCAATCCGGGCGCGATGAGCCTCGCCGACCTCGCCCGCTACCGGCCGCTCAAGCGCGAGGCTTTGTGCAAGGCCTGGCAGGGTTACGAGGCCTGCGTGCCCCCGCCGCCGTCGAGCGGGGTGGGGACGCTCGAGCTGCTGGGGCTGCTCGACCGGACCGACATCGCCAGCCGCGGGCCGAACGATCCGCAGGGCTGGTACCTGTTCGCCGAGGCCTCGCGCCTGATGTACGCCGACCGCGACCGCTATGTCGGCGATCCGGCCTTCGCCGACGTGCCGGTCGAAGGGCTGCTCGCTCCTGATTATCTCGCGCGGCGCGCGGCGTTGATCGCACCGACGGCCGGTCCGCCGCCCGCCGCGGGCACCCCCGCCGGGATCGTCACCGCCGGCCGCGACCGGACCAACGAGCCCGCCGGCACCTCGCACTTCATCGTCGGCGATTCGAACGGCAACGTCGTCAGCATGACCACCACGGTCGAGAGCATCTTCGGCTCGGGGAGGATGGTCGACGGCTTCTTCCTCAACAACCAGATGACCGACTTCAATTTCTCGCCGACCGACGAGAATGGCCGGGTCACCGCCAATGCCGTCGCGCCGGGCAAGCGGCCGCGTTCGTCGATGACCCCGCTCATTCTCCTGAACGGCGACCGCAGCTTCGCCGGCGCCTTCGGAAGTCCGGGCGGAAGCGCGATCCTCGCCTATGTCGGCAAGGCGATGATGGGCGCGGTCTTGTGGAAGCTGCCGGTGCAGCAGGCGATCGAATTGCCGAACCTCATCGCCCGCGGGGCGAACTTCAGCGGCGAGGCGTCGAAATTCCCGCCCGCGGTGCTCGCCGGTTTGAAGGCGCGCGGGGTCGAGGTGAAGCCGGGCCAGGGCGAGGACAGCGGAATCCACGCCGTGCTGATCCGGCCCGATGGCCGGTTCGATGCCGGTTTCGACCCGCGCCGCGAGGGTGTGGTGCTGATCGACGACAAAAGGACGGCGGTCGCCCGCCGGCGCTAG
- a CDS encoding sulfite exporter TauE/SafE family protein yields MDIYLPIANMSVNALLIVALGGLVGILSGLFGVGGGFLTTPLLIFYGIPPSVAVASATTQIIGASVSGVMAHTKRGGVDFRMGGVMIVGGLFGSLAGAGLFRLAQASGQIDVLIGVLYVLLLGSIGALMLKDAVVALGWIKPKAAPETRRRHYRFIAALPMRWRFYASGLYVSPLAPMLLGFAAGILTVLLGVGGGFVLVPAMIYILGMAPRVVVGTSLVMIIAVSAGTTMIHSLTTRSVDIVLAALLLVGGVVGAQYGARLTTRLKPDLLRFSLSIIIILVALRMALGLTYRPDEIFSIEYF; encoded by the coding sequence ATGGATATCTACCTCCCCATCGCCAACATGAGCGTCAACGCGCTGCTCATCGTGGCGCTGGGCGGGCTGGTCGGCATCCTCTCGGGCCTGTTCGGAGTGGGCGGCGGGTTCCTGACCACCCCGCTGCTGATCTTCTACGGAATCCCGCCGAGCGTCGCGGTCGCCTCGGCCACCACCCAGATCATCGGCGCCAGCGTCTCGGGCGTCATGGCCCATACCAAGCGCGGCGGAGTCGATTTCCGCATGGGCGGGGTGATGATCGTCGGCGGCCTGTTCGGCAGCCTCGCCGGCGCCGGCCTGTTCCGCCTGGCCCAGGCAAGCGGGCAGATCGATGTCCTCATCGGCGTCCTCTACGTCCTCCTCCTCGGCAGCATCGGCGCGCTGATGCTCAAGGACGCGGTGGTGGCATTGGGCTGGATCAAGCCCAAGGCGGCGCCCGAGACCCGCCGCCGCCATTATCGCTTCATCGCCGCCCTGCCGATGCGCTGGCGCTTCTACGCGAGCGGCCTCTATGTCTCGCCGCTGGCGCCGATGCTGCTCGGCTTCGCGGCGGGCATCCTCACCGTCCTCCTCGGCGTCGGCGGCGGCTTCGTGCTGGTCCCGGCGATGATCTATATCCTCGGCATGGCCCCGCGCGTGGTGGTCGGGACCAGCCTCGTCATGATCATCGCGGTCAGCGCGGGCACGACCATGATCCACTCGCTCACCACCCGCTCGGTCGACATCGTGCTCGCCGCTTTGCTCCTCGTCGGCGGCGTGGTCGGCGCGCAATATGGCGCGCGGCTGACCACCCGGCTCAAGCCCGATCTCCTCCGTTTCAGCCTGTCCATCATCATCATCCTCGTCGCGCTGCGCATGGCGCTCGGCCTCACCTACCGGCCCGACGAAATCTTCTCGATCGAGTATTTCTGA
- a CDS encoding TIGR02186 family protein: MRRRLILPLLAITPLLMGQAGARLVPDISARNIEIRYSFSGAQLLLFGAILYPGGRTPTRQLDVAVVLKGPVQPLIVREKQKIAGIWMNADSHRFSSAPSFYAVASNRPLRQIVDERTAAVYELGVQNLQLSPGGGAQPDKERRFEAGLLDLRTRQGLYAENDHGVEISDGVLYRARIRIPSQVPVGTYETETYLIDRGKVIAAATKEVEVRKAGFERLVATTARRHGFFYGLAAVALSLLLGWSAAAIMGRRA, from the coding sequence ATGCGCCGGCGCCTCATCCTCCCCCTGCTGGCGATCACCCCGCTCCTCATGGGGCAGGCCGGCGCGCGGCTGGTGCCCGACATCTCCGCCCGCAATATCGAGATCCGCTACAGCTTCAGCGGCGCGCAGCTGCTGCTGTTCGGCGCGATCCTCTATCCCGGCGGCCGCACCCCCACCCGCCAGCTCGACGTCGCGGTGGTCCTGAAGGGCCCCGTCCAGCCGCTGATCGTGCGCGAGAAGCAGAAGATCGCCGGCATCTGGATGAATGCCGACAGCCACCGCTTCTCCTCCGCCCCCTCCTTCTACGCCGTCGCCTCCAACCGCCCGCTCCGGCAGATCGTCGACGAGCGCACCGCCGCGGTCTACGAGCTCGGGGTCCAGAATCTGCAGCTCTCGCCCGGCGGCGGCGCCCAGCCCGACAAGGAGCGCCGGTTCGAGGCCGGCCTCCTCGACCTGCGCACCCGCCAGGGCCTCTATGCCGAGAACGACCATGGCGTGGAGATCAGCGACGGGGTCCTCTATCGCGCCCGGATCCGCATCCCCAGCCAGGTCCCGGTCGGCACCTACGAGACCGAAACCTATCTCATCGACCGCGGCAAGGTGATCGCCGCCGCGACCAAGGAGGTCGAGGTCCGCAAGGCCGGATTCGAGCGGCTGGTCGCCACCACCGCGCGCCGCCACGGCTTCTTCTACGGGCTCGCCGCGGTCGCGCTCAGCCTGCTGCTGGGCTGGAGCGCCGCCGCCATCATGGGTCGCCGCGCCTAG
- a CDS encoding ATP-binding protein: MDENVNLKQLIDELSSVAEEETGGRVPTVTEKLDPIGHVMDIAGSGSQVRFDPARLLALSTHRDPSVAMSGQVGSQVKMAVGNSWLIANVRTMRQGDDGSVLAAIDFLGEGTREKSGGMAGFRRGVTRYPIPGAEVHAVTTADLRQVFAASDSAHVEIGTVYPTDDIRGALYIDPMLSKHFAILGSTGTGKSTSVALILHRISQYSPEGHIVMIDPHGEYSAAFKGCGELFNVDNLQLPYWLLNFEEHCEVLLTTDGAERNRDADILAKCLLAARTKNKFSEQFGKVTVDSPIPYLLTDLNAIIVAEMGKLDRAGDTTPYQRLKTKLDELKADPRYTFMFSGMNITDSMGSFISRLFRLPANGKPISIVDVSGVPSDVTSVVVSVLARMVFDYAIWSRTEAQRPILLVCEEAHRYVPKDENNGIQAVRKILERIAKEGRKYGVSLGLITQRPSDLAEGVLSQCGTIISMRLNNDRDQACVRAAMPEGARGFLDAIPALRNRECIVCGEGVAIPIRVRFDDLEPEKRPASSDPSFASLWRETGGEAEIISRTVKRWRGHGR, translated from the coding sequence ATGGACGAAAACGTCAACCTCAAGCAGCTGATCGACGAACTCTCGAGCGTTGCCGAGGAGGAGACCGGCGGCCGCGTCCCGACCGTCACCGAGAAGCTCGACCCGATCGGGCACGTGATGGACATCGCCGGTTCGGGCAGCCAGGTCCGCTTCGATCCCGCCCGCCTGCTGGCGCTCAGCACGCACCGCGATCCCTCGGTCGCCATGTCGGGTCAGGTCGGCAGCCAGGTGAAGATGGCGGTCGGCAATTCGTGGCTGATCGCCAACGTCCGCACCATGCGCCAGGGCGACGACGGCTCGGTCCTCGCCGCGATCGACTTCCTCGGCGAAGGCACCCGCGAGAAGAGCGGCGGCATGGCCGGCTTCCGCCGCGGCGTCACCCGCTATCCGATCCCGGGCGCCGAGGTGCATGCCGTCACCACCGCCGATCTCCGCCAGGTCTTCGCCGCCAGCGACAGCGCGCACGTCGAGATCGGCACCGTCTACCCGACCGACGACATCCGCGGCGCGCTCTACATCGACCCGATGCTCTCCAAGCATTTCGCGATCCTGGGGAGCACCGGTACCGGCAAGTCGACCTCGGTCGCCCTCATCCTGCACCGCATCTCGCAGTACAGCCCCGAGGGTCACATCGTGATGATCGATCCCCACGGCGAATATTCGGCCGCCTTCAAGGGCTGCGGCGAACTGTTCAACGTCGACAATCTCCAGCTGCCCTACTGGCTCCTCAACTTCGAGGAGCATTGCGAGGTGCTGCTGACCACCGACGGCGCCGAGCGCAACCGCGACGCCGACATCCTCGCCAAATGCCTGCTCGCCGCGCGGACCAAGAACAAATTCTCCGAGCAGTTCGGCAAGGTCACCGTCGACAGCCCGATTCCCTATCTCTTGACCGATCTCAATGCGATCATCGTCGCCGAGATGGGCAAGCTCGACCGCGCCGGCGACACCACGCCCTACCAGCGCCTCAAGACCAAGCTCGACGAATTGAAGGCCGACCCGCGCTACACCTTCATGTTCTCGGGCATGAACATCACCGACAGCATGGGCAGCTTCATCTCCCGCCTGTTCCGCCTGCCCGCCAACGGCAAGCCGATCAGCATCGTCGACGTCTCGGGCGTGCCGTCGGACGTCACCAGCGTCGTCGTCTCGGTGCTCGCCCGGATGGTCTTCGACTATGCCATCTGGAGCCGGACCGAGGCCCAGCGCCCGATCCTCCTCGTCTGCGAGGAGGCGCACCGCTACGTTCCGAAGGACGAGAACAACGGCATCCAGGCCGTCCGCAAGATCCTCGAGCGGATCGCCAAGGAAGGCCGTAAGTATGGCGTCTCCCTCGGCCTCATCACCCAGCGTCCGTCCGACCTCGCCGAAGGCGTGCTGTCGCAGTGCGGCACGATCATCTCGATGCGTTTGAACAACGACCGCGACCAGGCCTGCGTCCGCGCCGCCATGCCCGAAGGCGCGCGCGGCTTCCTCGACGCCATCCCGGCGCTTCGCAACCGCGAGTGCATCGTCTGCGGCGAAGGCGTCGCCATTCCGATCCGCGTCCGCTTCGACGATCTCGAGCCCGAGAAGCGCCCGGCCTCGAGCGACCCGAGCTTCGCCTCGTTGTGGCGCGAGACCGGCGGCGAAGCCGAGATCATCAGCCGCACCGTCAAGCGCTGGCGCGGCCACGGGCGCTAA
- a CDS encoding alpha/beta fold hydrolase, with the protein MAIAFERRGSGKPLLLVHGLGSSRAAWDPVVAALAKERELILLDLPGHGASPAEQDSGTFEGLARSLGEWIAAEKLTGVAMVGSSLGARLVLEMARRGVAGPVVALDPGGFWQGWERTLVRSTLLASAALMRTLRGAIPALSRNSVSRSLLLAQLSARPWALDGAFVAHELTSLADTPTAASLVRDLASGPVQQGPSASGPVTIGWGRHDRLCLPVQAERAQRAFPGSRLVWFEHSSHFPMWDEPAKAAALILEAT; encoded by the coding sequence ATGGCCATTGCTTTTGAACGCCGCGGAAGCGGCAAGCCGCTCCTCCTCGTCCACGGTCTGGGCAGCTCGCGCGCGGCCTGGGACCCGGTCGTCGCGGCGCTGGCGAAGGAACGCGAGCTCATCCTCCTCGACCTGCCCGGGCACGGCGCCAGCCCGGCCGAGCAGGATTCGGGCACCTTCGAGGGTCTTGCGCGGAGCCTCGGGGAGTGGATCGCGGCCGAGAAGCTGACCGGCGTGGCGATGGTCGGCAGCTCGCTCGGCGCCCGACTCGTGCTGGAAATGGCGCGGCGCGGTGTTGCGGGGCCGGTCGTCGCGCTCGATCCCGGCGGTTTCTGGCAGGGCTGGGAGCGAACGCTCGTCCGTTCCACCCTCCTCGCCTCGGCCGCGCTGATGCGAACCTTGCGGGGCGCGATTCCCGCCTTGTCCCGCAACTCCGTCAGCCGCAGCCTGCTTTTAGCGCAGCTGTCCGCGCGGCCCTGGGCGCTCGACGGCGCGTTCGTCGCGCATGAGCTGACGAGCCTGGCGGATACGCCGACCGCAGCCAGCCTGGTGCGCGATCTCGCCTCCGGTCCCGTTCAGCAGGGCCCCTCCGCGTCCGGCCCCGTCACCATCGGCTGGGGTCGTCACGACCGCCTCTGCCTGCCCGTCCAGGCCGAGCGCGCGCAACGCGCCTTTCCCGGCTCGCGCCTGGTCTGGTTCGAGCACAGCAGCCATTTTCCGATGTGGGACGAGCCCGCGAAGGCCGCCGCGCTGATCCTCGAAGCGACCTGA
- a CDS encoding rod shape-determining protein, protein MRSLFGLSSRDIAIDLGTANTVVYVAGVGIVTSEPSVVALEVVDGIQKVRAVGNDAKLMLGKTPQGVRTVRPLRNGVIADLETAEEMIKHFIRRAGGGPSRFSRGPEVVICIPSGATGVERRAIRDAVSNAGADSVSLIEEPMAAAIGAGLPVTDPIGSMVVDIGGGTTEVGVISLQGLAYCRSARVGGDRMDDAIASHVRRKFNLLIGEGTAERVKLEIGTSLRPGDGIGRTTIVRGLDVSRGVPAEIELNQGHVAEALAEPVNQIVEVVRMALEHTQPEIAADVIDHGITMTGGGSLLAGISTLLQEATGLPVHIADDPMSCVALGAGRTLEDRVLRGALMAA, encoded by the coding sequence ATGCGTAGCCTGTTCGGCCTGTCGTCGCGCGACATCGCGATCGATCTCGGGACGGCCAATACCGTCGTCTATGTCGCCGGCGTCGGAATCGTCACCAGCGAGCCCAGCGTCGTCGCGCTCGAGGTCGTCGACGGGATCCAGAAGGTCCGCGCGGTGGGCAATGACGCCAAGCTGATGCTCGGCAAGACGCCGCAGGGCGTGCGGACGGTCCGCCCGCTTCGCAACGGCGTCATCGCCGACCTCGAGACCGCCGAGGAGATGATCAAGCATTTCATCCGCCGCGCCGGCGGTGGGCCGAGCCGCTTCTCGCGCGGGCCCGAGGTGGTGATCTGCATCCCGTCGGGCGCGACCGGGGTCGAGCGGCGCGCAATCCGCGACGCGGTCAGCAATGCCGGGGCGGACAGCGTGTCGCTGATCGAGGAACCGATGGCCGCCGCGATCGGGGCGGGGCTGCCGGTGACCGATCCGATCGGCTCGATGGTGGTCGACATCGGCGGCGGGACGACCGAGGTGGGCGTCATCTCGCTCCAAGGGCTGGCCTATTGCCGCTCGGCGCGGGTCGGGGGCGACCGGATGGACGATGCCATCGCCAGCCATGTCCGCCGCAAGTTCAACCTGCTGATCGGCGAGGGCACCGCCGAGCGGGTCAAGCTCGAGATCGGCACCTCGCTGCGCCCGGGTGACGGGATCGGGCGGACGACGATCGTCCGCGGGCTCGACGTCAGCCGCGGCGTTCCGGCCGAGATCGAACTCAACCAGGGCCATGTCGCCGAGGCGCTGGCCGAGCCGGTCAACCAGATCGTCGAGGTGGTCCGCATGGCGCTCGAGCATACCCAGCCCGAAATCGCCGCCGACGTCATCGACCATGGCATCACCATGACCGGCGGCGGCTCGCTGCTGGCGGGCATTTCGACCCTGCTCCAGGAGGCGACGGGCCTGCCGGTGCACATCGCCGACGATCCGATGAGCTGCGTCGCGCTGGGTGCCGGGCGGACGCTCGAGGACCGGGTGCTGCGCGGAGCGCTGATGGCGGCCTGA
- a CDS encoding M23 family metallopeptidase, producing the protein MFQSPRPLVAASAVPAFGRAAVLAPPRPPFRLVVDLAEAPLSKRWWRGAATLTLMIAGVLQLAPSTAPLPAGMPQAEGPDQARQEEALAVAPLSAGSATGLVMSEGPRARPIASAPARLSRDLAIVFGAGDDLVSLLQRNGASAADAVRAASLVRAEAAVPAAGTTLSLRLGAPDAAGRRTIELLRYRARLDLIFALVRGANGLQAEKKPLAVDRTPLRIRGSAGGGLYWALRSSGASPQAAADYLQAIGDRLDVGSEVAATDRFELVVAQARSASGDVVPGPLLYARLERGGGPTLSLVRWPVQGRLAWLDEATSPEPVRSGLLRPVDGPITSGFGSRMHPILHFFRMHNGIDFGAPMGAPIVAAADGQVIRAGWAGGYGRQVRIAHIGGLVTTYNHMSRIVAPEGGVVRRGELIGYVGSSGLSTGPHLHYEVLKDGVPVNPLGVTFVSRPIVNEGLLAAIRARVKALRGA; encoded by the coding sequence ATGTTCCAGTCGCCCCGCCCGCTGGTCGCCGCGTCGGCCGTGCCCGCTTTCGGCCGGGCGGCCGTGCTGGCACCGCCCAGGCCGCCGTTCCGCCTCGTCGTCGATCTCGCCGAGGCCCCGCTCAGCAAGCGCTGGTGGCGGGGGGCGGCGACGCTGACCCTGATGATCGCGGGCGTGCTCCAGCTCGCGCCCTCGACCGCGCCTCTGCCCGCCGGGATGCCGCAGGCCGAGGGGCCCGACCAGGCACGGCAGGAAGAGGCACTGGCGGTGGCGCCGCTGTCGGCGGGCTCGGCGACCGGGCTCGTGATGAGCGAAGGCCCGCGCGCCCGGCCGATCGCGTCGGCGCCGGCGCGTCTGTCGCGCGACCTCGCGATTGTCTTCGGGGCGGGCGACGACCTCGTCAGCCTGCTCCAGCGCAACGGGGCGAGCGCCGCCGATGCGGTCCGGGCGGCGAGCCTCGTCCGCGCCGAGGCGGCGGTACCGGCCGCCGGGACCACCCTCTCGCTTCGCCTCGGCGCGCCCGATGCGGCGGGCCGGCGAACCATCGAATTGCTCCGCTACCGGGCCCGGCTCGACCTCATTTTCGCCCTCGTTCGGGGCGCGAATGGGCTGCAGGCCGAAAAGAAGCCCCTCGCGGTCGACCGCACCCCGCTGCGCATCCGCGGAAGCGCCGGAGGCGGGCTCTACTGGGCGTTGCGGTCGTCGGGCGCTTCGCCCCAGGCCGCGGCGGATTATCTCCAGGCGATCGGCGACCGGCTCGACGTCGGCAGCGAGGTCGCGGCGACCGACCGCTTCGAGCTGGTGGTCGCCCAAGCGAGGAGCGCCAGCGGCGACGTGGTCCCCGGTCCCCTCCTCTATGCCCGGCTCGAGCGCGGCGGCGGCCCGACCCTCTCGCTGGTCCGCTGGCCGGTGCAGGGGCGGCTGGCCTGGCTCGACGAGGCGACCAGCCCCGAGCCGGTGCGGAGCGGACTGCTGCGCCCGGTCGACGGGCCGATCACCTCGGGCTTCGGCTCGCGCATGCACCCGATCCTGCACTTCTTCCGGATGCACAACGGGATCGACTTCGGCGCGCCGATGGGAGCGCCGATCGTCGCCGCCGCCGACGGGCAGGTGATCCGCGCGGGCTGGGCCGGGGGCTACGGCCGGCAGGTCCGGATCGCGCACATCGGCGGGCTGGTCACCACCTACAATCACATGAGCCGGATCGTCGCGCCCGAGGGCGGCGTGGTCCGGCGGGGCGAACTGATCGGCTATGTCGGCTCGAGCGGCCTGTCGACTGGGCCGCACCTCCACTACGAGGTGCTCAAGGACGGGGTGCCGGTGAATCCGCTCGGCGTGACCTTCGTCAGCCGGCCGATCGTCAACGAGGGCCTGCTCGCCGCGATCCGGGCGCGGGTGAAGGCGCTGCGCGGCGCGTAA
- a CDS encoding helicase-related protein produces the protein MAARNDGIIRAVLGPTNTGKTHLAIERMCAHSSGVIGFPLRLLAREVYDRVVKLKGEASVALLTGEERIVPPKARYWLSTVESMPVSQEHAFCAIDEAQLGTDPERGHVFTDRLLRARGREETLILGSATLKPMVRQIIPEAEIVSRPRFSTLRYAGSTKLSRLPPRSAIVAFSAEQVYALAEMLRRFKGGAAVVMGALSPATRNAQVAMFQRGEVDYLVATDAVGMGLNMDVAHVAFAGLEKFDGRRDRRLTIPEMAQIAGRAGRHQRDGTFGTLGLGGDNGPAFTEEEINAIEEHRFRPLDHIYWRSSDLDFTDVTALIRSLEAKSDDPLLRPAPLSIDLAVLKLIAEDPAIAARQGIVARRLWAACGLPDFRKVGPMHHARMVRRVFGYIAEGGHLAQDWFAAEVARLDNVQGDIEALADRLAGVRSWAYIAHRSDWLADPAKWAERTRLVEARLSDALHERLTQRFVDRRTAVLVRDIGARGADALPVTVAADGEVSVGPEPIGHLTGFDFKVDPAARLADKRLLLAAAERRLGDELDRRARALCADEDKRFTLLAPPGGDIGIAADGHLLARLAPGRSLTEPALRTARALDRLSAPARAELRARMEAWIERQVERHCGDLVRLGASSTDRHFGAPVRALTAMLFDAGGILPRRALVEPIGQLDRPMRAALHKLRIRLGALDVFVPSLLKPESQRWRAALLAVRTGRPMPALPRPGAATLAADADRMAASLAYRRFGDTWLRVDLADRLAAFAHRARAAERPAGEPLEPIDRDLVTSLGLSDIALATLMAEVGFRQSDSAWHWRGTRPRTRARPAPPRPGNAFSALAGLKR, from the coding sequence ATGGCCGCGCGTAACGACGGCATCATCCGGGCCGTCCTCGGGCCCACCAATACCGGCAAGACCCACTTGGCGATCGAGCGGATGTGTGCCCATTCGTCGGGCGTCATCGGCTTCCCGCTGCGGCTGCTCGCCCGCGAGGTCTACGACCGGGTGGTCAAGCTCAAGGGCGAAGCGTCGGTCGCGCTGCTGACCGGCGAGGAGCGGATCGTCCCCCCCAAGGCGCGCTACTGGCTCTCGACCGTGGAAAGCATGCCGGTGAGCCAGGAGCATGCCTTCTGTGCGATCGACGAGGCCCAACTCGGCACCGACCCCGAGCGCGGCCACGTCTTCACCGACCGCCTGCTCCGGGCCCGCGGCCGCGAGGAGACGCTGATCTTGGGCTCGGCGACGCTGAAGCCGATGGTCCGCCAGATCATCCCCGAGGCCGAGATCGTCAGCCGCCCGCGTTTCTCGACCTTGCGCTACGCCGGCTCGACCAAGCTGTCGCGGCTCCCTCCGCGCTCCGCCATCGTCGCCTTCTCGGCCGAGCAGGTCTATGCGCTCGCCGAGATGCTGCGCCGCTTCAAGGGCGGCGCAGCGGTGGTCATGGGCGCACTCTCGCCCGCGACCCGCAATGCCCAGGTCGCGATGTTCCAGCGCGGCGAGGTCGACTATCTCGTCGCCACCGACGCGGTCGGCATGGGCCTCAACATGGACGTCGCCCATGTCGCCTTCGCCGGCCTCGAGAAATTCGACGGCCGCCGCGACCGCCGCCTCACCATCCCCGAAATGGCCCAGATCGCGGGCCGCGCGGGGCGCCACCAGCGCGACGGCACCTTCGGAACGCTCGGCCTCGGCGGCGACAACGGCCCGGCCTTCACCGAGGAAGAGATCAATGCGATCGAGGAGCATCGCTTCCGCCCGCTCGACCATATCTACTGGCGCTCGTCGGATCTCGACTTCACCGACGTTACCGCGCTGATCCGCAGCCTCGAGGCGAAGAGCGACGATCCGCTGCTTCGTCCCGCCCCGCTGTCGATCGACCTCGCGGTGCTGAAGCTCATCGCCGAGGACCCCGCCATCGCCGCGCGGCAGGGCATTGTCGCGCGGCGGCTGTGGGCGGCGTGCGGCCTGCCCGACTTCCGCAAGGTCGGACCGATGCACCATGCCCGGATGGTCCGCCGCGTCTTCGGCTATATCGCCGAGGGCGGCCATCTCGCGCAGGACTGGTTCGCCGCCGAGGTTGCGCGCCTCGACAATGTCCAGGGCGACATCGAAGCGCTTGCCGACCGTCTCGCGGGGGTCCGCAGCTGGGCCTATATCGCCCACCGTTCCGACTGGCTCGCCGACCCCGCCAAATGGGCCGAGCGCACCCGGCTTGTCGAGGCGCGCCTGTCCGACGCGCTGCACGAGCGGCTGACCCAGCGTTTCGTCGACCGTCGCACCGCGGTCCTCGTCCGCGACATCGGCGCGCGCGGCGCCGACGCGCTCCCGGTCACCGTCGCCGCCGATGGCGAGGTCAGCGTCGGCCCCGAGCCGATCGGCCACCTCACCGGCTTCGACTTCAAGGTCGATCCCGCCGCCCGCCTCGCCGACAAGCGGCTCCTCCTCGCCGCGGCCGAGCGCCGCCTCGGCGACGAGCTCGACCGCCGCGCCCGTGCGCTCTGCGCCGACGAGGACAAGCGCTTCACCCTGCTCGCGCCGCCCGGCGGCGACATCGGAATCGCCGCCGACGGCCACCTCCTCGCCCGCCTCGCCCCCGGCCGCAGCCTGACCGAGCCCGCGCTACGAACCGCCCGCGCGCTAGACCGACTCTCGGCCCCCGCCCGCGCCGAGCTTCGCGCCCGGATGGAGGCGTGGATCGAGCGCCAGGTCGAACGCCATTGCGGCGACCTCGTCCGCCTGGGCGCGTCGTCGACCGACCGTCATTTCGGCGCGCCGGTCCGCGCGCTCACCGCGATGCTGTTCGACGCCGGCGGAATCCTGCCCCGCCGGGCGCTGGTGGAGCCGATCGGCCAGCTCGACCGCCCGATGCGCGCCGCGCTCCACAAGCTCCGCATCCGCCTCGGCGCGCTCGATGTCTTCGTCCCCTCGCTCCTGAAGCCCGAGAGCCAGCGCTGGCGGGCGGCGCTGCTCGCGGTCCGCACCGGCCGGCCGATGCCCGCGCTGCCCCGACCCGGTGCCGCGACCCTCGCCGCCGACGCCGACCGGATGGCCGCCAGCCTCGCCTATCGCCGCTTCGGCGACACTTGGCTGAGGGTCGACCTCGCCGATCGCCTCGCCGCCTTCGCCCACCGCGCCCGCGCCGCCGAGCGCCCCGCCGGCGAGCCGCTCGAGCCCATCGACCGCGACCTCGTCACCTCGCTCGGCCTGTCGGACATTGCGCTCGCCACGCTCATGGCGGAGGTCGGCTTCCGGCAGTCGGACAGCGCCTGGCACTGGCGCGGCACCCGGCCCCGCACCCGCGCCCGGCCGGCGCCGCCGCGCCCGGGCAATGCCTTCTCCGCGCTGGCCGGGCTCAAGCGCTAG